Proteins encoded by one window of Manihot esculenta cultivar AM560-2 chromosome 10, M.esculenta_v8, whole genome shotgun sequence:
- the LOC110624156 gene encoding uncharacterized protein LOC110624156 → MEEAPNAEAQRLYEMLQAASEELWPGCNKHTKLSAVARLMNMKSEHHFFVKCFDQIVEFLKEVLPEDNVLPDNFYKTKKLIEGLGLPVKKIDCCRNNCMIYWSGDAELQECKFCQLPRYKRTVNSLTKQVVQKPYKKMYYFPLTPRLQRLYASDATVPHMRWHAEHEYEEGVMHHPSDSPAWKHFNACYPSFGSEIRNVMLGLSTDGFQPFGQSGQQYSSWPIILTPYNLPSWLCMKSEYMFLTVIVPGPNNPKFKIDIFLQPLIEELKQLWNMGVETYDVDKKQNFLMRVALLWTISDFPAYAMLSGLSTAGRLACPYCMDNTDAFTLPRGGKQCWFDNHRKFLNHNHPWRKNKSWFRKNKVVTELAPLVRTGEEILHEIESLGLMKVTDPGSDVVNAVISKTCGWRKRSIFWDLPYWSSLLIRHNLDVMHIEKNFFDNLFNTIMNIEGKTKDNAKAREDMREICQRPELEINAETGRYPKAIYALDKPAKQVICEWIKGLRFPDDYVSNMARCVDMNKYRLFGMKSHDCHIFMQRLLPIAFRELLPMRVWEAITELSIFFKQLMSTILREEDMQRLEEDILVILCKLERIFSPGFFDSMEHLPVHLAYEARIEGPVQYRWMYPYER, encoded by the coding sequence ATGGAGGAGGCACCTAATGCCGAGGCACAAAGGTTGTATGAAATGTTACAAGCAGCAAGTGAAGAGTTATGGCCAGGATGCAATAAGCACACAAAACTGTCTGCTGTGGCACGTTTGATGAACATGAAATCGGAGCATCATTtctttgtaaaatgttttgatcAGATTGtcgagtttttgaaagaagttCTACCCGAAGATAATGTGCTTCCTGATAATTTTTACAAAACGAAAAAGTTAATTGAGGGTTTAGGTCTACCAGTGAAAAAGATTGATTGTTGCAGAAATAATTGCATGATATATTGGTCTGGTGACGCTGAGTTACAAGAATGCAAGTTTTGCCAGCTTCCTAGATATAAACGCACGGTAAACAGCTTGACAAAGCAAGTTGTTCAGAAGCCATATAAGAAGATGTATTACTTTCCTCTCACTCCAAGGTTACAACGGCTTTATGCATCAGACGCAACAGTACCCCATATGAGATGGCATGCTGAACATGAATATGAGGAAGGGGTCATGCATCATCCATCTGATTCTCCTGCATGGAAACACTTTAATGCATGTTATCCATCATTTGGATCAGAGATAAGGAATGTGATGCTTGGATTGTCTACTGATGGATTCCAACCATTTGGACAATCTGGCCAACAGTACTCATCTTGGCCCATCATTCTGACACCGTATAATCTTCCGTCATGGCTGTGTATGAAGTCAGAATATATGTTTCTCACTGTTATAGTTCCGGGCCCAAATAatcctaaatttaaaattgatatattcTTACAACCCTTAATCGAAGAACTAAAACAATTATGGAACATGGGGGTTGAGACATATGATGTGGATAAGAAGCAAAATTTTCTCATGCGGGTTGCTTTGCTATGGACCATTAGTGACTTTCCTGCTTATGCCATGCTTTCTGGTTTGAGCACTGCAGGAAGGCTTGCATGCCCATATTGTATGGATAACACTGATGCATTTACTTTGCCAAGAGGTGGTAAACAATGTTGGTTTGATAATCATCGCAAATTTTTGAACCATAACCATCCATGGCGGAAGAATAAATCATGGTTTAGAAAAAACAAAGTTGTAACTGAACTTGCACCTCTAGTAAGGACTGGAGAGGAAATTTTGCATGAGATAGAGAGTCTTGGATTAATGAAAGTGACAGATCCAGGTTCAGATGTTGTTAATGCTGTTATTAGTAAGACATGTGGATGGAGGAAACGCAGCATATTCTGGGATTTACCTTATTGGAGTTCCTTGCTTATTAGACACAACCTTGATGTAATGCATATTGAAAAGAATTTTTTTGATAACTTGTTCAATACCATTATGAATATAGAGGGTAAAACAAAAGATAATGCAAAAGCAAGAGAAGATATGAGGGAAATATGTCAGCGGCCTGAGTTGGAGATTAATGCAGAAACTGGCAGGTATCCAAAAGCAATATATGCATTGGACAAACCGGCAAAACAAGTTATTTGTGAATGGATTAAGGGACTCAGATTTCCTGATGATTATGTGTCTAACATGGCTCGATGTGTCGACATGAACAAGTATAGATTATTTGGAATGAAAAGTCATGATTGTCATATTTTCATGCAAAGGTTGTTGCCTATTGCTTTTCGTGAATTATTACCAATGAGAGTGTGGGAAGCAATTACCGAGCTAAGTATTTTCTTTAAGCAACTAATGAGTACGATCTTACGGGAGGAAGATATGCAAAGGCTTGAAGAGGACATTCTGGTTATACTATGCAAATTGGAGCGAATATTTTCTCCGGGTTTCTTCGACTCGATGGAACATCTTCCGGTTCATCTTGCATATGAAGCTCGCATTGAGGGTCCAGTGCAATATCGTTGGATGTATCCTTATGAGCGGTAA
- the LOC110625073 gene encoding calmodulin-like protein 30, with protein sequence MSNISFLEFQYKLSRSKLLRRPSRLFSSRSIQSSSKLPAILQPNLSEMRQIFNKFDTNKDGKISQQEYKETLRALGLEKMTEEVPKIFQVVDSDGDGFIDFTEFVEAQKKGGSINITDIQSAFQAFDLNGDGKITAEEVMEVLRCLGERCSPEDCRRMVRAVDGDGDGMINMDEFKTMMTQT encoded by the coding sequence ATGTCGAACATCAGTTTTCTGGAATTCCAGTACAAGCTTTCAAGAAGCAAGCTTCTGCGAAGGCCATCCCGATTGTTTTCTTCCCGGAGCATACAAAGCTCCAGCAAACTACCGGCCATTCTCCAGCCAAATCTAAGCGAGATGAGGCAGATTTTCAACAAATTTGATACAAACAAAGACGGAAAAATTTCTCAGCAGGAGTACAAGGAAACACTGAGAGCTCTGGGACTGGAAAAGATGACAGAAGAAGTGCCAAAGATTTTTCAGGTGGTTGATTCAGATGGAGATGGATTTATTGATTTCACAGAGTTTGTTGAAGctcaaaagaagggtggaagcATCAATATCACAGATATTCAGAGTGCTTTTCAAGCATTTGACTTGAACGGAGACGGGAAGATAACTGCTGAGGAAGTTATGGAAGTGTTAAGGTGTCTTGGTGAGAGATGCAGCCCGGAAGACTGCCGGAGAATGGTCAGGGCAGTTGATGGTGATGGTGATGGTATGATTAACATGGATGAGTTTAAAACCATGATGACACAAACTTGA